In Crinalium epipsammum PCC 9333, the following are encoded in one genomic region:
- a CDS encoding DnaJ C-terminal domain-containing protein encodes MQNFRNYYEILGVARDASSEEIKKVYRRLARQYHPDLNPGNKEAEEKFKDIGEAYEILSDTNKRSQYDQFSRFWNQRGFNRAKAARSESFKSWNSRSSNNRSFSEDVDFGQFKDFNSFVDQLLGRRREVKVGIAATERSRLSVNSSDQFRPGTTKTIYTVSPSANPKNVEAQLTLPLEKAYLGGRERIRLEDGRSLEVDMPPGMISGQRVRLKGQGIAGGDLYLKITLAPHSFFNLEGFDVVCRLPVTPSEAVLGGQIEVPTLDGLVKMSVPPGVASGQKLRLAGKGFPTDNGRRGDQLVEIEIVIPKNISQPERELYEKLLKIQSSNPRLDLLL; translated from the coding sequence ATGCAAAACTTTCGGAACTACTACGAAATTCTAGGCGTTGCTAGAGATGCTTCTAGTGAAGAAATTAAGAAGGTATATAGGCGACTAGCACGTCAGTATCACCCAGATTTAAATCCAGGAAATAAAGAAGCAGAGGAAAAATTTAAGGATATTGGTGAGGCTTATGAAATTCTCTCTGATACCAATAAGCGATCGCAATACGATCAATTCAGTCGTTTTTGGAATCAGAGAGGATTTAATCGAGCTAAAGCAGCACGAAGCGAAAGCTTTAAATCTTGGAATAGCCGATCTAGTAACAATCGTAGTTTTTCTGAAGACGTTGATTTTGGTCAATTTAAAGACTTTAACAGCTTTGTTGACCAACTACTAGGGCGTAGGCGGGAAGTTAAGGTAGGAATAGCAGCGACAGAACGTTCTCGTCTATCAGTTAACTCCTCCGATCAGTTTCGTCCTGGTACAACAAAGACAATTTATACAGTCAGTCCTAGTGCTAATCCTAAAAATGTAGAAGCTCAACTAACCTTGCCTTTAGAAAAAGCTTATCTTGGAGGCAGAGAGCGAATTCGCTTAGAAGATGGGCGCTCTCTTGAAGTTGATATGCCACCAGGAATGATCAGTGGTCAGCGTGTAAGATTAAAAGGTCAAGGCATTGCTGGTGGAGACTTGTATTTAAAAATTACCTTAGCTCCCCACTCCTTCTTTAACCTAGAAGGATTTGACGTTGTTTGTCGCCTACCTGTAACACCAAGCGAAGCAGTTTTAGGCGGACAAATAGAAGTGCCGACACTTGATGGTCTTGTAAAAATGAGCGTTCCACCAGGCGTAGCATCTGGTCAAAAATTGCGTCTTGCTGGTAAAGGCTTTCCCACTGACAATGGTAGGCGGGGAGATCAGTTAGTGGAAATCGAAATTGTAATTCCCAAAAATATCAGCCAGCCGGAACGAGAATTATACGAAAAACTGCTCAAAATTCAAAGTTCTAATCCCCGTCTAGATTTACTCTTATAG